From Bacillus sp. Marseille-P3661:
CTTTCATCATCCCCATCCTCCTCTAAAAGCTGGAGCAATTTTATTTTCATCTCATTCAACTGATTATCAATGCTTGCATCTATTCTTCCAAAAGATGATTCAATAATACAGCTAGTCTGTCCAAGCTCATCGTCTGGATAAATATAAAGTTCTGTTAACGGATTTGTAAATAATGCTCGTATCTCAGCTTTCTGTGAAACTACTAAATCATAGTAAGCTGGATGGACATGTATCTGAATATTTTGGTGCTCTTTTACTTCCTTAATAACGCGTTTTACTAAATTTAAGAAGGCATCCGGGTTAAGATCAAGTGTAAAGCCCATAATCTTTTCAGCCGTTTTTAAGCCTAGGTGAAGTATGGTCATTTCCGATAGTTCAATATTTTTTTGATAATCATCTTTTGCGACCAACACCGTTTGCTGCGCCTCTGCAATTGCCCCTTTGTATTCGCTATATCCGTCCTGTTTTCCAATTTCAAAACCTTGTGCAAATCCTTCTTGCTTCGCTTGTTCAATCCAGTGTTCTTTTTCAACGTCCCACGATTGTCTCTCGAGCTCAATTTGATGTAGCATTTCATTATATTTTTCCTGCGCTTGCTGAATAATAGTTGAAGCCTTTTGTTCTGCTTCAGCAACTATTCTTGCAGCTTCCATCTCAACTTCCTTAATATCCATTTTAGGTTTCTCAAGGTGATCATCGAATTCATTATTATGTTCTAACATATCATTCTGCTGGAATGCCAACGGTTTTAGAGTAATGATTCTTTTGTTTTCAGCATCACCTTGCGTGAAGTTTGCTTTGATAACCCTAGACAATAATATCATCTCCTCCACCACGAGCAACGACTATTTCACCGGCTTCCTCTAATCTCCTAATCGTTGCTACAATACGTGTTTGAGACTCCTCTACATCACGTAGACGAACAGGACCCATAAATTCCATTTCTTCTTTAAATGTATCAGCCATACGTTTTGACATATTTTTAAACACAATATCCTTAACTTCTTCACTTGCAACCTTCAAAGCTAGCATTAAATCTTCATTTTCGCAATCACGGATTACACGTTGGATAGCGCGATTATCAAGAGTAACAATATCTTCAAATACAAACATTCTCTTTTTAATTTCTTCTGCAAGTTCTGGATCTTGAATTTCAAGTGCATCTAGAATTGTTCGTTCAGTACTTCGATCGACTCCATTTAATACTTCCACTACAGCCTCAATACCACCAGTTTGGGTATAATCTTGTGTCACTGTTGCAGATAATTTCCGCTCGAGGATTTGTTCAACTTCATTAATAACCTCTGGTGAGGTACTATCCATTAAAGCAATCCTTCTTGCTATGTCGGCTTGTAACTCTTGTGGTAATTCTGAGAGTATTTGTCCTGCCTTTTCTGGATCAAGATAAGATAAAATTAATGCAATCGTCTGTGGATGTTCATTTTGGATAAAGTTTAGAATTTGGCTAGGATCGGCTTTTCTTGCAAAGTCAAATGGTTTAACCTGTAATGAAGAAGTTAACCGATTAATAATCGATGCAGCCTGTTCCGAACCTAATGCTTTTTCCAATACAGTTTTAGCGTAACCAATTCCACCTTGCGAGATGTATTCCTGAGCTAACGCTATTTGATGAAATTGTTCGAGAATATCTTCTTTTTGTTTATTTTCAACCTTCTTAACACTCGATATCTCTAATGTCAGCTTCTCTATCTCTTCCTCTGACAAATGCTTGTACACTTGTGCAGAAACTTCCGGTCCAAGAGAAATAAGCAGTATTGCAGCTTTTTGTCTGCCGGATAATTCATCTGAATTTTTTGGCATGTTCTACTTCCCCCTAATCTTCTGCTAACCACGAACGTAACAATTTAGCAAACTCATCCGGTTTTTCTTTCGCCATTTTTTCTAATTGCTTTCTTCGTGCGACAGTTTCTGTTTCTAACTCTTGATTAACATCAGGAATATCAAATGATTTAGGCATAGTGTCTATAATATCTTCAGTTAATTCATCTTGCTTTCTATTACGTCTTCGAATAAACATTATGATCCCAATAACTATAGCTAAAAGCACTAGTAATCCTGTAATAATTAACGCAAGGTTATTTCGGAGCGTGTCCATCATTGTTAATTGTGGCGTCGTTGACGGCATACCAGCAAATTCCTGCCAAGTAACATTAATTCTCCCATTTAAATCAGCATTTTTATCTGAAATTGTAGTTCTAATGATCCCGTTTAACATATTTTCTATTTCAGGTGTTAATGATTGCATTGTTTGTTCATCTAAATCGGTACTGTCGATCGCTACTTGTATACCAAGGTCTTCTACTTTATACGGCGATCCAACTACTGTCTCTTTTATCCTGCTGACATCATAATTTATTCTTTCTTCGATGTTTTCATATTCTCCATTATTTCCATTTTGCTCAACATAACCGGGTGTATCTGTCTCACCAGTACCGACCGGTCCACCAACGGTCTCACCATTACCAACAAATGATTCTGTGATTTTTTCGGCGCTGATTGCAATGCCCTTCATATTTTCTTCATCGACAGGTTCAATAATATCTCTCACACTATTGACCTTGGATGAATCAATACGAGCAGTAACAGTTGCTACTACCTTCTCTCTCCCCATCATCAAACCTAACATTTGCTGTACCTGACGTTGGATGTCTTGTTCTATTTTCTTTTGAATTTGATATTGATCAGAAAAATTAACGTCAGCGTTCTCCTGACTTGACGCAAATAAATTATTTTTATCTAGATGCTCAAAATATTGATTCGTAATGACGATATTCTCTATAGGTAAGTTTGCAACACTTTTGGAAACTAGATGATAAAGACCTTCTATCTGTTCGTCTTTAAATTGGTACCCTGGTGTTTGATGGATTACAATTGATGCTGAAGCAGTGCCTTGTTCTTCTCCAATAAAAACACTTTGTTGAGGTAAAGATATCATTACCTCTGCATCATCTACTCCTTCAAATCTTTTAATTAGCCTTTTCAATTCACTTTGAACTGCAGCATTTTTTCTCATTTCAAACTCTTCTTGGGTAATACCGAAACCGCCTTCTCCGAAAGAGGAAAAATAAATTTCACCACTATTTGGAATTCCTTCTGCTGCTAAATCTACTTTTAAAGAATCGACTAGAGCTTCAGGAACTAATATCGAAGTCCCCCCACTTGTGATTTCAGATGTGATCCCTCTTGAATCTAGCGTCGCTTTTATTTGTCCTGTCTCTTGAGGGGATAGATTGCTGTATAGTGGAACGAGATTCGGTTTTGAAGCAAAAATTGAAACGAGAACAATTATAGCAATAATCGAAAGGGTTGATGCAATCATGATTGTTTTCTGCGTTTTCGTTCTTGCCTTCCAAAAATCTATTACTTTATTTTTATAATTATCTATCTTCTCGTTCATATTGTCCCCCAGCTTATCAATTCATGCATTTATCCTCTGTATTTAAATTAATATTTATATATATTTAAGTTTTATCATCTGTTAAACCTACTGAAAAAGGGAATAGGATTTAGCCAACGCTAACCGAGCCGCTTTATTAAGAGCTTTTCCTATCAGATTTCGGTAAAGTAAACCTTTAATTAAATTATCAGTAGGGTAAACCACCCTACTGATGTATAAGTACTCTAGATTTGCATTCTCATTATCTCTTTATATGCCTCTACGACCTTATTTCTAACTTCTATAGCCGCTGTACGTGTTACACTTGCTTTTTGTGCAGCAATCATTACTTGATGCATATCTGTAATTTCACCTTTTATAAACTTTTCTGTCGTTTTATCTGATTCTATTTGTGTTTTATTCAGATCATTGATCGCATTATTTAAAGCGTGTGTAAATTTGTTGTGCGCTTCAGCAGGTGTTAATTTTTGATTAGCTCGTTTCGGTACTATATTAACGTTTTGAACGGGGTTAAACATCGATATACGATCCATATCATCCAACCTCCTTATTTACCAATTTCCAATGCTTTCATTAACATTCCTTTTGTTGCATTGAAAGCCGTCACATTTGCTTCATAAGATCTGGTCGCGCTCATTAGGTCCACCATCTCTTTTAAAGGATCAACGTTAGGCATTGCAACATAGCCTTCATTATTTGCGTCAGGATGTTCAGGATTGTACACCATCTTCAACGGTGTTTGGTCTTCAGTTACTTTTCTAACACGAACACCATGACCAGGTGATGATTCTCCTACTGCTTTGTTTAATAAAGTACGGAATGAATTTTCTGTCGGTTCAAATTCAACAATTTTCCTTCGATATGGTTGCCATTCACCATTCACAAAAGTAGCTCTTGTTGTTTCTGCATTTGCCATGTTAGATGCGATTACATCCATTCGAAATCGTTGCGCTGTTAATGCAGAGGCAGAAATGTTCATACTATTAAATACACGCATTAGCCATTCGCCCCTTTCAACGCTTCTTTTAGGCCATTAAATTTACTATTAAGTCGATCGGCAATTAAATTATAGTAAATTTGATTTTGGGCCATTTCCGCCATTTCTTTATCAATATCAACATTATTGCCATTATGATTATATGAAGTGTTAACTTGTGAACGGATTTGAAATGAAGAACTACTATGTGTAAAATCGATATGTTTTTCATTCAAACGGTGTGCTTTCAAAGTTGCATTTTCTAATTCTGTTTTAAAACTAACAGTTCTCGCTTTGTAATTTGGTGTATCTACATTCGCAATATTATTTGCAATGACTCTTTGCTTTGTTGCTGAATATGCTAAAGAATTCTCTAATAAATTTATCGAATTAGAAAATAGTTTCATATGATTTCCCCACCTTACGTCCTATTTTACTATGGGTTAATTACAATTGATAAAAGTAAATGTTTCCACGTTTCTATTAACATCAAATCAGAAAAAATAAATAGACTCTGTAAATACAATCATGTTTATTATAAATGATTTACTGATAAAAAATAACATAATTTTATAAATATCGACAAACTGTAACAAAAAACACTAATAAAGACCTATAAAAGTGCGACAAAAAAACGAGCACTTCATCGAATGCGACAAAGTGCTCGTTTTCTTATTTTAGCTAGTTTTTAACTTTGAAAGTTCAACTAGGAATTTATCGTTAAGTACTTTAATATATGTACCCTTCATACCTAATGAACGAGATTCAATTACACCAGCGCTTTCTAATTTACGTAATGCGTTAACTATTACAGAGCGGGTAATTCCTACACGGTCCGCGATCTTACTCGCAACAAGTAATCCTTCATTTCCATCTAATTCTTCAAAAATATGCTCTATCGCTTCAAGCTCACTGTAAGATAAAGAACTAATAGCCATTTGTACTACGGCTTTACTTCTTGCCTCATCCTCTATTTCTTCAGCTTTTTCACGAAGTATTTCCATACCTACAACTGTAGCACCATATTCAGCTAAGATTAAATCATCATCAGAGAACGTTTCTTGGACTCTTGCTAGTATCAATGTACCAAGGCGCTCCCCACCACCATTGATAGGGACTATTGTTGTTAAGCCAGATTGAAATAATTCCTTATTCTCAACAGGGAAAGCAGTATACTCACTTTCAATATCTAAATTAGGTGAAGTTTCCGTTACATTAAAAAGATTATTAGTGTATTCTAATGGAAATTGTCGTTCACCTAACATTTTTTTCATTCGCTCATTTTCTATTTCCTGTTTGATAGCAAAACCTAATAATTTACCACGACGGCTAACTACATATATATTAGCCGAAATAACATCACGTAACGTTTCTGCCATTTCTTTAAAATTTACAGGCTTACCACCTACTCGTTGAAGCATTGCATTAATTTTTCTTGTTCTATCTAGTAATTTCATTTTTCATCCTCCTAAAATTGGTTCCTGTTTTTTCTCGACGGAAGTCTTTTTTTATATCTGTATAGTCAAGCACCTAGCCGCCCATTTTACATGTACTCTTCTTAATAGGGTCGCGACTACCTATTGTAAGAATGCATCCTCCAAAGAAAATTGGTTGGCCTATCCAACACTCAAGAAAATCGTACTAGAAAGGACCTTCCCAGATTTCCGACCGGGTACTATCATTTTTATAAAATATATTGACTTAAATCTTTATTTCTTGCAATTGTACTTAATTTTTCTTCTACATATTCTGGAGTAATCGTTACTTTTTCTAGTGTTATATCTGCCGCTTCAAATGAGAGGTCTTCTAATAAACGTTCAAGAATTGTGTGTAATCTTCTAGCTCCAATATTATCGGTATCTTGGTTAACTTCAAATGCAATTTTCGCAATCTTATGAATAGCATCGTCAGAAAATTCAACTTTTATACCTTCAGTTTCAAGTAATGCTTTATATTGTTTTAATAAAGCGTTGCTCGGCTCAACTAGAATACGAACAAAGTCGTCTACAGACAAACTAGTAAGTTCTACTCTAATCGGGAATCTACCTTGTAGTTCTGGTATTAAATCAGAAGGCTTTGCCATGTGGAACGCTCCTGCAGCAATGAATAAAATATGATCAGTTTTAACCGAACCATATTTCGTTACCACAGTTGAACCTTCAACAATAGGCAGAATATCACGCTGTACGCCTTCTCTTGAGACGTCCGCTGAATTTTGATTTTTCGCAGCTATTTTGTCTATTTCGTCTAAAAAGATAATACCCATTTGTTCAGCTTTTAAAACCGCCTCTGCAGTAACCTCGTCCATATCTATTAACTTATTTGCTTCATCCTGCGTCAGCACTTTTCTCGCTTCTCGTACTGTCAATTTTCTTTTCTTTTTCTTTTTAGGCATGAAGGAACCGAAAACATCTTGCATATTCATCCCCATCTGCTCCATACCAGAGCCTTGCAGCAAGTCAAACATTGATTGCTGTTGTTCCTCAACCTCGACTGTTACTAGATGATCTTCCAACTCACCAAGAGCTAGCTGATGTCCAACTTGTTTTCTTCTTTGAGCTATGTCATGATCATCACTTTGATAATCGTTTTCTGGTTGTTGATTTTGTCCACCAAATAACATCTCTAATGGGTTTTTATATTGTGTCTGTTTCTGTTTTGAAGGAACAAGCAAATCTACCAGGCGCTTATTTGCATTTTCCTCCGCTTTATAACGAACACTTTGCATTTTCTCTTCTTTAACAAGTCGTACTGAAGTTTCAACTAAATCCCTAACCATTGATTCAACATCACGACCAACATAGCCAACTTCTGTAAACTTTGTAGCTTCAATCTTTATGAAAGGAGCCCCAACTAATTTCGCTAGACGTCTAGCTATTTCTGTCTTACCTACACCTGTTGGTCCGATCATAAGTATATTCTTAGGCGTGATTTCTTCTCGGAGTTTCTCATCTAACTGGCTACGTCGATACCTGTTTCTTAATGCAACAGCAACAGCCTTTTTGGCCTTATTTTGACCTACAATATACTGATCTAACTTTTCAACTATTTGTCGTGGAGTTAACTCTTTACTCATTATTGTCCCTCCCCATCAAAGTTCTTCAACGATGATATTGTTATTTGTAAAAACACAAACCTCTCCGGCAATTTCCAATGCGGACCTTGCGATATCCTTCGCTGACATAGCATCACCAGCATAGCGTTTTAAAGCTCTTCCAGCAGAAAGCGCATAATTACCACCTGAGCCGATTGCTAAAATACCATCATCTGGTTCAATAACCTCACCCGTACCAGAAACTAATAATAAATGTTCTTCATTCATAATAATAAGCATAGCTTCTAATCTTCTAAGTACTTTATCGCTGCGCCATTCTTTTGCCAATTCCACAGCCGCTCGCTGGAGATTCCCATTATATTCGTCTAATCGACCTTCAAATTTCTCGAATAAAGTAAATGCATCCGCAACAGATCCTGCAAATCCAGCAATTACTTTGCCGTTATATAATTTACGAACTTTACGGGCTGAATGTTTCATTATTACTGAATTTCCTAAAGTTACCTGCCCATCACCTGCCATTGCACAATTACCCTTGTGATGGATTGCAAAAATCGTGGTGGCATGAAACGACATATCCATTAAAAAAAGCCCCCTAATCCAATATTTATTTTTTCCATATTATAAACTTATGCAATATTTTCATAATTCATTTTATGTTTTTAGTAGACAATTCTTTATATGTATTAAATTCGATTCATAAACCGTTTTAGTTTCACATAGGAAACAGCAGCAATTTATATGTTCCCTTGCTGCTGAGTTTCTAAACATATTATAACGTTTTAACATAATACAGTAAAAAAATCGAATTGCTTCATTAAATGAAGACTATTCAAACTGTTTTATTCTCGCAGGGCTACTAAATAGTATCATAAAAAAGTTGTTTTATGCAATCTCTTTAATAAGTTATTCACAAATTATTCACAAAATTCTGAATCGAGGTTAAAGCGCGTTCAGCATGTTTTTCATTTCGTTCTTGCTTATTTTTAATTTTTACAGGTAATTCTGGGAAAAGACCAAAGTTTGCATTCATAGGCTGAAAGTTTTTTGAATTAGTTGTAGTTATATAGTGTGCCATACTACCCATTGCTGTATCTATTGGGAAAACTACTGTTTCTTGATTATGAATAACCTTAACAGCATTTATTCCTGCGATCAAACCTGATGCAGCAGATTCAACATACCCTTCAACACCAGTCATTTGTCCAGCGAAAAACAGTTGCTCACGATTTTTCAATTGATATGTGGGCCTTAGAAGGCTAGGAGAATTTATAAACGTATTTCGATGCATAACACCATAGCGGACGATTTCGGCATTCTCTAACCCAGGAATTAATCGAATTACTTCTTTTTGAGCGCCCCATTTTAAATGCGTTTGAAAGCCAACTATATTATACAATGTTCCTGCTGCATCATCCTGACGTAGTTGTACAACAGCAAAAGGTCTTTTACCTGTACGAGGATCCTCTAAGCCCACCGGCTTTAACGGTCCAAAAAGCATCGTCTTTTTCCCACGATTAGCCATTACTTCGATTGGCATACACCCTTCAAAAAAGATCTCTTTTTCAAACTCTTTTAACGGAACCGTTTCACCGCTCGTTAAAGCTTCGTAGAAAACATTAAATTCTTCCTCAGTCATCGGACAATTTATATAAGCTGCCTCACCTTTATCGTAACGTGATTTCAGATAAGCCTTGTCCATATTGATGCTATCTTTCTCGATAATTGGTGCAGCGGCATCATAAAAATAGAAATAATCCTCACCTGTTAATTCTTTAATTTGTCCTGAAAGGGCAGGTGATGTTAATGGGCCTGAAGAAATGATGGTTGTCCCAGTTGGTATTTCCTTCATTTCTTCAGTTATTACTTCGATATTAGGATGATTCTTGATTTTATCTGTAACCTTTTCAGCAAATTCATGACGATCTACAGCTAATGCACCACCTGCTGGAACAGCGCATTCATCTGCACACTGAATAATAATCGAATTTAGTTTTCTCATTTCTTCCTTTAAAACACCAACAGCATTTGTTAATGTATTAGCTCTTAAAGAATTACTACAAACTAACTCTGCAAATTTATCTGTGTGATGTGCTGGAGTTTGTTTTACAGGTCGCATTTCATATAGGTGAACCTTTGCTCCACGGTTGGCGGCTTGCCAAGCCGCCTCACTTCCCGCTAATCCCGCACCGATAATTGTAATATGCTCTTGATTCATTGGAACCCCTCTTTCTGAAATTTGATTTTTATTAAGGAGTTCAGCATTCCAAGTATTAACATCTATTCCTGTGCCTGTTCCTTATAATCACAACTTGTGCATTGTACTTGAACACCTTTTTTTGACTTTTTCTCTACTAACAAGCTATCGCATTTAGGACATTTACGTGCTATAGGCTTATCCCATGAAAGAAATTCACACTGTGGATATTGGTCACATCCAAAAAATATTCGTTTCTTCTTGCTTTTTCTTTCAATAATATTACCTTCCTCACAGGTTGGACACTTAACCCCAATTTCCTTTACAATAGCTTTCGTATTTCTACATTCCGGAAAATTAGAACAGGCCATAAATTTACCGAATCTACCCATTTTGTAAACCATACCATGACCGCAATTCTCACAATCCTCGCCTGCAGGTTCATCTTTGATTTCAACCTCTTGCATTTCTTTTTCAGCTACACTTAGCCGCTTTTCAAAGTCTCTATAAAATCCATCGATAATTTGAACCCAATCTGCTTGCCCATCCTCAATTTGGTCTAAGCTAGATTCCATCTTCGCTGTAAATTCTAGGTCTAATATTTCGGGGAAAAACTCCATTATTAATTCCAAAACAATCGTACCTAGCTCCGTTGGTATAAAACGCTTATTTTCAAGTGCAACATACCCGCGTTTTTGAATCGTATCTAGTGTTGGTGCAAAAGTTGATGGACGACCAATTCCAAGTTCCTCTAAAGTTTTTACCAGCCTTGCTTCAGTATATCTTGGTGGCGGTTGTGTAAAATGTTGTTTCGGGTCAATGTCGGTTGATTGAACATTCATACCTTCTTCAATATCAGGGAGCAATCGATCTTCATCATTTATATTATCATCATTTCCCTCGATATATACTTTCATAAACCCCGGAAACTTTACCTTAGAACCATTTGCTCGAAATATAACACCTTCATTGAGTAAATCAACTGTCATGGTATCCATAATAGCAGAAGCCATTTGACTAGCAACAAAACGCTCCCATATTAATCGATATAATCGCAACTGGTCTCTACTCAACACATTTTTAAGACTATTTGGTGTCCTTAATGTTGAGGTTGGACGAATTGCTTCATGCGCATCTTGTGTGTTCGCTTTTTTTTCGTCTTTACGTGCTGAGACAGCCGTATATTCTTTCCCATATTCTGATTCAATAAAACTTTGTGCTTCAGTTTGAGCTGTTTCAGATATCCTTGTTGAATCAGTTCTCATATAAGTGATAAGACCGACCGTTCCTTCTGTACCAAGATCGATACCTTCATATAATTGTTGAGCAATCATCATTGTCTTTTTAGCACGAAAGTTTAATTTCCTCGCTGCTTCTTGTTGTAATGATGATGTTGTAAAAGGTGCAGCTGGATTTCTTTTTCTTTCCTTTTTCTTTACTGATTCGACTTTAAAACTTTTATCTTTAAGCTTGCTAATAATCTCGTTTACTTCTGATTCATTTTTTAAATCTTTTTTACTGCCATCGACACCGTAGAAATACGCCTCAAATGGCTCTCCATTCACTTCGAAGTTTCCATTAATTGTCCAATATTCTTCAGGCTCAAATTGTTCTATTTCTTTTTCACGGTCAATTATTAATCGAACTGCTACGGATTGAACTCTTCCTGCACTAAGTCCTTTCTTCACTTTCTTCCATAATATAGGACTTATATTGTAGCCTACTAATCGGTCTAATATCCTTCTCGCTTGTTGAGAGTTAACTAGATCCATATTTATTGATCGTGGATGTTTAAAAGCCTCTTTAATTGCATCTTTTGTTATTTCATTAAAAACCACACGACAGTCAGAATGCTCGTCAATGTTAAGACTATGAGCGAGATGCCAAGCAATAGCTTCTCCTTCTCTATCGGGGTCAGCCGCAAGATAAATTTTCTTTGCTTTTTTTGCAGCTGTCTTTAATTCCTTCAAAACTGGACCTTTACCACGAATCGTAATATACTTTGGCTCGTATTGGTATTCACTTGTGTCAACACCCATTTGACTTTTCGGTAAATCCCGAACGTGCCCCATAGAAGCCTTTACTTTATATTTTCGACCAAGATATTTTTCAATTGTTTTGGCTTTAGCCGGTGATTCTACAATTACTAAATAATCTGCCATTCACATCTTCCCCCTAAAGAGGTAATTAAATAGT
This genomic window contains:
- the topA gene encoding type I DNA topoisomerase; the protein is MADYLVIVESPAKAKTIEKYLGRKYKVKASMGHVRDLPKSQMGVDTSEYQYEPKYITIRGKGPVLKELKTAAKKAKKIYLAADPDREGEAIAWHLAHSLNIDEHSDCRVVFNEITKDAIKEAFKHPRSINMDLVNSQQARRILDRLVGYNISPILWKKVKKGLSAGRVQSVAVRLIIDREKEIEQFEPEEYWTINGNFEVNGEPFEAYFYGVDGSKKDLKNESEVNEIISKLKDKSFKVESVKKKERKRNPAAPFTTSSLQQEAARKLNFRAKKTMMIAQQLYEGIDLGTEGTVGLITYMRTDSTRISETAQTEAQSFIESEYGKEYTAVSARKDEKKANTQDAHEAIRPTSTLRTPNSLKNVLSRDQLRLYRLIWERFVASQMASAIMDTMTVDLLNEGVIFRANGSKVKFPGFMKVYIEGNDDNINDEDRLLPDIEEGMNVQSTDIDPKQHFTQPPPRYTEARLVKTLEELGIGRPSTFAPTLDTIQKRGYVALENKRFIPTELGTIVLELIMEFFPEILDLEFTAKMESSLDQIEDGQADWVQIIDGFYRDFEKRLSVAEKEMQEVEIKDEPAGEDCENCGHGMVYKMGRFGKFMACSNFPECRNTKAIVKEIGVKCPTCEEGNIIERKSKKKRIFFGCDQYPQCEFLSWDKPIARKCPKCDSLLVEKKSKKGVQVQCTSCDYKEQAQE